Proteins encoded together in one Cyprinus carpio isolate SPL01 chromosome B14, ASM1834038v1, whole genome shotgun sequence window:
- the LOC109101383 gene encoding matrin-3-like — translation MSQKLTGDDAQKGFAVGRGLLAAAETLNFSMGETHSDPYGSSSQSHGMSGLGGGEGKDHDSQLSRRAGSHIGNTMKLFASLGLSPTDLDALAQVPEENISVETLPHLIMQLKNRKMEAGRRMSGDMSTLSSESSYRGGRDDWGGSQGGRLDRSGGQAQSRSQGDFGYTSTQESSGRGYDMLDYSSGSGRDRQYSDLSHDSYRSLGMSTSSASDDMFMQRRMGTPSQGKVQDFLGVMPLMFPHVCSLCDFDVHSVMEWTQHTNGIRHSENRRLLLQMYPDWDPQLPSSRKSTSLSLETKSRSDGLLGAAPIGASLQRTGMSSSWGSDSSMGTTSKMPSYSTVPPKIRSRVVVAKYERKPLSPNSLFALAKPFGTICENLILRNKAFLEMQTHEEALAMANYYQRKPAILHGKEIHIYLSKELMVIEKSGRPDRETRPVKRGVSQVVFFSNLPRGSDKKMELLTIARRFGTVEKHLFLNDEAFVQLSNPEDAEMLVKYYTINPLTLNKRSIRLNICTKYKTLTVPPGKGEQPREAPPRKSSTSSSSTSRTGDKHSSKTQRSSSTSKSKGSSVEKEEEPKPEEAEAQGDGSGDEDADVMEARDGDEEGFEEADAEDVEISCDPEQATEQQEDIDDTNVEEEEEEEEENPEAQQARDASHDAETAENQEDSEEKQEETEVEEPAASEAEQEESTTDHPKDLEEQNEEQAEDEGAEEDSAEQEDQNETDFPENMDEFVTLDELAEEEDADKQDSRSKAKSTSGSSKDNGGLRVVNVVGFKRGYGYLDEVLALAKPFGKVVRHLVLDVRPEAFLELSNEQEARAMASFYSGNVMPSVCGKPVKVYHSQSYPTIQSGRVIYIRNIPPFKGSDALILKIAEPFGKVKRYFLNRIRNECFIEMERWEDAEKMAETYKENRPKFEGKRLLVYMSRKYKQLKNGHRPPSPESEDKRPLKRERSGESETQSNSSGRSKNKKEEEPSVKKMKVEEPVTDEAEKEESQEEKESQNVPAETVPEVKSEPEEEQIKDTSEHQNMETEPQDEETDATPPESEKSVKTTEEKPITTPPPEIKLDTSHATLEPYDPNVPVGVEFVKMGYYCRVCFLFYSNEDTAKKIHCSSQAHYDKLKKYLEKEKAKAQSNGVKK, via the exons ATGTCCCAGAAACTGACCGGTGATGATGCTCAGAAAGGCTTTGCTGTTGGCCGTGGGCTTTTGGCAGCCGCCGAGACTTTGAACTTTAGTATGGGCGAGACACACTCGGACCCCTACGGATCGTCTTCCCAGTCTCATGGCATGTCTGGTTTGGGTGGAGGGGAGGGAAAAGACCACGACTCTCAGTTGTCCCGCCGAGCGGGCAGCCACATTGGCAATACCATGAAACTGTTCGCCAGCCTAGGCCTGTCGCCCACCGATCTGGACGCGCTAGCGCAGGTTCCAGAGGAGAACATCAGCGTGGAGACCTTGCCCCATCTTATCATGCAACTAAAGAACCGCAAGATGGAAGCCGGCCGCCGCATGAGTGGTGACATGTCGACCCTTTCTTCTGAGTCTTCGTACAGAGGCGGCCGAGACGATTGGGGCGGCTCGCAGGGCGGAAGATTGGACCGTTCCGGAGGGCAGGCTCAAAGCCGCTCGCAAGGCGACTTCGGTTATACTTCCACGCAAGAATCGTCCGGGCGTGGATACGACATGTTAGATTACAGCAGCGGTAGCGGCAGAGACCGCCAGTATTCTGATCTTTCCCATGACTCCTACCGCAGCCTTGGCATGTCGACGTCATCGGCATCTGACGACATGTTCATGCAGAGAAGGATGGGCACCCCCTCTCAGGGAAAAGTGCAGGATTTCTTGGGAGTCATGCCTCTCATGTTTCCCCATGTGTGCTCCCTTTGTGATTTTGATGTGCACTCTGTCATG GAATGGACTCAACACACGAATGGGATTCGTCACTCTGAAAACCGCAGACTCCTTCTGCAAAT GTACCCAGACTGGGACCCTCAGTTGCCCTCTAGTCGCAA GTCGACGTCCCTTTCACTGGAAACGAAAAGTCGTTCAGATGGCTTGTTGGGGGCGGCTCCAATTGGTGCCAGTCTACAAAGAACAGGGATGAGCTCCAGCTGGG GATCTGATTCCAGTATGGGAACGACAAGTAAAATGCCATCGTATTCAACAGTACCACCCAAG ataaGAAGTAGGGTGGTCGTAGCAAAATACGAAAGGAAGCCGTTGTCTCCAAACAGCCTGTTTGCCTTGGCAAAACCCTTTGGCACCATCTGTGAAAATCTGATACTGAGGAACAAG GCTTTCCTAGAGATGCAGACTCATGAGGAGGCTTTGGCCATGGCTAATTATTACCAGCGTAAACCTGCCATTTTGCATGGGAAAGAGATACACATTTATTTGTCAAAGGAACTGATGGTTATTGAG AAAAGTGGAAGGCCGGACAGAGAAACAAGGCCCGTGAAGAGAGGAGTCAGCCAGGTGGTGTTTTTCTCCAATTTACCACGAGGTAGTGATAAGAAAATGGAGCTCCTCACAATAGCTCGTAGATTTGGCACAGTCGAGAAGCATCTCTTTCTAAATGATGAG GCATTTGTGCAACTGAGCAATCCTGAGGATGCAGAGATGTTGGTGAAGTACTACACCATCAATCCTTTGACTCTCAATAAAAGATCCATTCGACTGAACATCTGCACAAAGTATAAGACTCTAAC GGTCCCACCAGGCAAGGGCGAGCAACCAAGGGAAGCACCTCCCCGTAAGAGCAGCACTAGCAGCAGTTCCACCAGCAGAACTGGTGATAAACATTCATCGAAGACCCAGAGGTCCTCCTCTACATCCAAATCCAAAGGGAGCTCTGTTGAGAAAGAAGAGGAACCAAAGCCTGAGGAAGCAGAAGCCCAAGGCGATGGGTCAGGAGACGAAGATGCTGATGTTATGGAAGCACGTGATGGAGACGAAGAGGGTTTTGAAGAAGCAGATGCAGAAGATGTCGAAATCTCCTGTGATCCAGAGCAAGCCACTGAACAGCAAGAAGATATTGATGACACCAATgtagaggaggaggaagaggaggaggaggagaaccCTGAAGCGCAGCAAGCCAGAGATGCATCCCATGATGCCGAGACAGCAGAGAACCAAGAGGACTCGGAAGAAAAACAGGAAGAGACTGAGGTGGAGGAACCTGCAGCATCTGAAGCAGAGCAGGAGGAGAGCACCACTGATCATCCTAAAGACCTCGAGGAACAGAATGAGGAACAAGCTGAAGATGAGGGTGCTGAAGAGGACAGTGCAGAGCAG GAGGATCAAAATGAAACCGATTTTCCTGAGAACATGGATGAGTTTGTTACTCTTGATGAGCTAGCAGAGGAGGAGGACGCTGACAAACAAGACTCAAGGTCCAAAGCTAAAAGCACATCAG GAAGCTCCAAGGATAATGGA GGATTGAGAGTTGTGAATGTCGTTGGGTTTAAACGTGGCTACGGTTATCTGGATGAAGTCCTTGCTCTTGCAAAGCCATTTGGTAAAGTGGTGCGGCACCTGGTTTTGGATGTGAGGCCTGAG GCCTTTCTGGAGCTCTCCAATGAACAAGAGGCAAGAGCAATGGCTAGTTTCTACAGTGGAAATGTCATGCCATCTGTGTGTGGAAAGCCTGTGAAGGTCTATCATTCACAATCCTATCCAACCATCCAG AGCGGCAGAGTCATCTACATTCGTAATATTCCACCCTTCAAAGGCTCAGATGCCTTAATTCTAAAAATCGCAGAACCATTTGGAAAAGTTAAGAGATACTTTCTGAACCGAATACGCAATGAG TGCTTCATTGAGATGGAAAGATGGGAAGATGCTGAGAAAATGGCAGAGACCTACAAGGAAAATCGACCTAAATTTGAAGGCAAACGACTGCTTGTCTACATGAGCAGGAAATATAAGCAACTCAAAAACGG ACACAGACCTCCAAGCCCAGAGTCTGAGGACAAACGGCCGCTCAAGAGGGAGCGCTCCGGAGAGTCTGAGACCCAGAGCAACTCCTCCGGCAGAAGTAAGAATAAGAAAGAGGAAGAGCCTTCTGTCAAGAAGATGAAAGTGGAAGAGCCTGTCACTGATGAAGCTGAGAAAGAGGAGAGCCAGGAAGAGAAGGAAAGCCAAAATGTTCCAGCAGAAACCGTTCCTGAAGTGAAGAGCGAGCCAGAGGAGGAACAAATCAAAGACACATCAGAGCACCAGAATATGGAGACT GAGCCACAAGACGAAGAGACTGATGCTACTCCCCCTGAATCAGAGAAGAGCGTGAAGACGACTGAGGAAAAACCCATTACAACACCACCACCTGAAATAAAGCTTGACACTAGCCATGCTACTCTTGAGCCATACGATCCTAATGTCCCAGTGG GTGTGGAGTTTGTGAAGATGGGATATTACTGCAGAGTCTGCTTCCTGTTTTACTCGAATGAAGACACTGCAAAGAAGATCCACTGCAGTAGCCAAGCACACTACGATAAGCTTAAG AAATATCTGGAAAAGGAGAAGGCCAAAGCACAGAGTAATGGAGTGAAGAAATAA